The DNA segment ccgtgggcatgtgcgccgctcacagccacgcccccccggaTCCCTTCccagacgtgcatgacgagctgagcaagcccagcttcctcactcctccgctctcgctaccctcggtggtagaactgtcccagaccgctcccccctgcacgccatgatcccctcctgcaagtccaccgggccagggctctccaaaatctgcacttgggtagtcctgttcttgatgtgctgcaggaaccgcactcaaacaggcgatggccactccgtggtccagaaacgcaacgatggacaggcagtacaggaggcagacaaagcacgctttctcaaacgcccagcagtcctcagtggtgaagaaataGACAAAGGCTATTTTCAAaggcaaacctgccgccaggggccatgccctgcctgctcgccgagggcgtccgcCTGcagctttcaaggaagaaagaaagtggtgctccgcctcaactaacaagtgagtgggcccagctctcagccccagaattttttttgttaaattctttacacactatagagctattttcttgttgtctctgggtcacatggcccgcaaatgccgttctcacggcactctgctttcaggcctcaacagtcccggcttcccggcgcggtgcccccgccctcagcctcacgactgttccccggccggccggttcagatgagttcagaggacgccagcattagacctcctcctcagtcacgaacccgccccctgccgggtgtgcggaaggtaagcgctttgagtttgttctcagcaccagagcctctggGTGCCACGTTGGCCCCCAACGCCACGTTACCTGtcccgcaccgctgcgaagccccgccgggtacatccaaaaaacccgtccccatggtgccccttgcacggtgcttagaggcgtggctttcactgcccaacccgtcgtgatggctgcaccggaccattcgacttggttacgcaattcagcttgccaggtctccgccccccttcgtgggcgttcgtttctCCACAGTGCACGACAGACACGTTCAGTCCCTGCgcaaagaaatcgcctcccttttaatcaaggacgcgatagagcctgtccctccaaccgaaacgaagaagggtttctacagcccttacttcgttgtacccaagaaaggtggcggcttacgaccgatcttggacttgcgagttttcaatcggaccttgtccaaactcccattcaaaatgctcacccagaaacaaattctatctggcgtccggcatctagattggttcgcagcgataggcctgaaggacgcgtacttccacatctcgattctcattcgacggccaggcgtatcagtacatagtcctccccttcggcctgactctgtccccttgcgtctttacaaaggtcgcagaggcggttCTGGCCACAatccgaggagctggcatacgcatactcaattgcctcgacgattggctcattctggcctcgatgcacacacagagaccaggtgctcaaacacctcggccgtttggggtttcaggtcaactgggaaaagagcaagctcaccccggtccagagcatctcttttctcggtttggatttagactcagtctcaatgacagcacgtctctccaacgagcatgctcagtcagtgctgaaatgcctcgcttcctttaAGCCAGGCgctgtggtccctttaaaacgtttccagctcctggggcatatggcatcctccgcggcggtcgcgccgctggggttgatgcatatgagaccacttcagcactggctccagactcgagtcccgagacgagcatggcgccacggcacacacaacgtaaaagttaccactgcctgccgccaagccttcagaccctggacagacctctgctttctaagggcaggagtacccttgcagcaggtgtcccgacgtgttctggttacgaccgacgcctccaaactgggttggggcgccgtgtgcaacgggcgcgcagccacaggccggtggaaccgaggcccgctgcgctggcacatcaactacctagagctgctggctgtttctcttgccctgaagaggtttcttCCGTTAGTTCacggcaagcacgtcctagtcaggacagacagcaccacggtggtggcctacataaaccgccaaggcggagtacgctccctccacatgtcacagctctcccgttgtctcctcctttggagccagcagcaactcaagtcactgcgcaccactcacatccccggcaacctcaatgtgatagcggacgcgctgttaagacaaagcttgcccagcggagagtggaggctccatccccagtcggttcagctgatttgggacaggttcggcaaggcccaggtagacctgtttgcctcccaggaaacctcccactgcccgcgctggtatgccctcacagaggctccccttgggacagatgctctggcgcacagctggcccgcggggctgcgcaagtacgcttttcccccagtgagccttcttgcacaggtgctatgcaaggtcagggaggatgaggagcaagtcactctggtggcctcctactggcccacccggacgttgttctcggatctcacgctcctcacgacagcccctccctggcgaattcccctgaggaaggatcttctttctcagggatggggcacgctctggcatccgcacccagacctctggaacctccatgtctggcccctggacgggacgcggaagagcttgccggcctaccaccggccgtcatagacactatcaaccaagccagagccccttcgaccagtcatctttacgccctaaaatggCATCTGtacgcagactggtgttcttcccggggcTGGTAAGACCGGATTCAAATCATGTAGATGTCGCTCTCAAGATCATCTGCACCTAATTAAAGAGAGAGCCTTTTAAAGAGAGgaaacaaaacatacacagaaCACCCAACTCTGCACCATATCAATAACACAAAATCCTATTGGGACATAACACTCCCACCtctaaaaataaacatatacGTTGGTCAACTGTTAAACAAAAAGGAACAAGATGGTCTTTGTCTATTTAGGATTTCAATCTTGAAATTTGTCACAAGAATGTAAAAGACAATGTATTGTCAGATGCTCTGTCaagttccctttttttttttgaaagttgACCAGTGTATACGTTTATTTTTAGGGGTGGGGGTGTTACGTCCTTATAggattttgtgttgtgtttgtgtggaaGCAACAAAGGAAGCAAGCTGTATCtacaaactttattttttaaattgtgatattTATGAAACTATACTAAAGTGTTTTAATAATAATCTTTATTTTCCTTCTCCACAGGTTATCAGATATTATCTACTGAGTCCAATGACACTGATGGTTCTAAAGATGACAATGGGCGGGGTGTGGTTGGCTGGGCTCTGGGCTTGATTAAGAGCTACTGGAAACCTGTACTATTCATTTTGTCTGTTGGATTGAACATATTTTTGGGATATTATTTGAAAGATTTGAATAAAGAATCACCAAAATGTATACTTTCCAAAGTAATTAAAGAGAAGCCTCTGGAAAATGACACTATCCTGCTAATATGGTTGTGGCCATTTGGAAATCATTTTGACCTAAATTCCTGCAGTTCCAAATTTAATATTGACGGCTGCTACTTAACTGCAGATAGAGATCTCTACAGTAAGGCCCATGGAGTACTTATTAATCACAGAGACATTAAAACTGATCTGTCTAATTTACCCACACAACCACGGCCTTTCTTCCAGAAATGGATATGGATGCACTTCGAGTCTCCACAAAACACGAGACGACTTGAGGGTCTGGAGAACTTGTTTAATGTGACAATAAATTACCGGCGGGATGCTGACATTGTCCTTCGTGAgcaaataatgtttaaatctgATGGTTCTGAAGATGAGATATTCCCACAAGTTCTGGACAAAAAGGACAAGTTAGTTTGCTGGATTGTGAGCAACTGGAATGACAACCACAAAAGGGTAAAATATTATAATGAGCTAAAACAGCACATCGACATTTATGCTCTTGGGCGGCATTTTGGAAAAGCAATAGGTGATGACGAATACAAGAAAACATTGACAAGATGTAAGTTCTATCTATCATTCGAGAACACAGATGGTCACTATGACTACATGACTGAAAAGCTGTTCAATCCGCTCAAACTAGGATCAGTCCCAGTGGCTCTTGGGGCTCCACGATACATATATGAACGCTTTGTGCCAAAAGATGCTTTCATTCACATAGACGATTTCTCCAGCCCTAAAGAACTAGCTGAACACCTGCTGTCATTGGACAAAAATGTTACagaatacaaaaagtattttctttGGCGAAAACATTTTGATATAAAGTCTGTTGATTatcctgaagagcatgcatgCCGCACTTGTCAATATATACGTAACCATAAATATTATCAGGTTTTTGTAAACCTGAACAAATGGTACTTTGGTGGCATCTAAGATGGTGCCTAAATATCATAATGCCTTTTCTGTGACAGAATGATTTTGCTACTGACAAAAGACTGGATCAATGACAAACCACAAAATGCTCTTGTGATTGTTTCTGTAATCTATTTTTGAAGGTGAAAGGGGTAAATATTGTGCCATTGGTttccaaacagttttttttttatttttgtatgcttTTGCCTAAtgattaaaatgctaaataaaaactTGTCATAATAAACTTTCTCCTTTTTCATGATGTCGTTATTTCaatatgtattaaaatatttgggTTACTTTAATGTTATTTGTTTGTACATCATGTTACTTGGAAACCACAATGTTACATTAATTGTTAGGTAAGCAATCTCAGTGTATGTCATTCTGCTTTAAGCAGATATCAACACAGTCACCAAACAGGCTAAATGTCTTGTCCAGGTGGTGGATGTGGCCTAAAATTGAAAACATTGAATCAAAAGAATAAAGAAGAGGTTAAAGGTTAATTCACCCCATAGAAGAAATTAATAATATTCTACCTAACACAgcactttgtgttcagcagaagaaaaaagtactATGAGTTTGAGGATAAATAAATGATAATCAAATTTAcatatttggttgaactatcaTCTAAAAGTCACAGTAacgtatcagaatcagaatcagctttattgccatcgctctgtcccacgtgcagctttgggactctctgatcactgtctggttcatcttctcccgacctacaggcagaaattaaaatcaacaaagccagttgtaaggactataaggagatggaccactgaagcagggctggaactacaagcctgcttcgatTGCACTGAtaggagtgtttttgaagctgcagctacagacctggacgagctcacagatactgttacatcatacatcagtttctgtgaggatatgtgcatccctactaggacatttttgtcattcaacaatgataaaccatggttcacagggaaactcagacagcttcgtcatgccaaagaggaggcttacaggggtggggatagagtcttgtataatcaggccaggaacacactgaataaggaaatcagagtggctaaaagaagctactccgagaagctgaaaagcaagttttcagctaacgaccctgcatcagagtggagtggcctgaaacaacttactaattacaggactcctacccccaaccctgtggcggaccaacgactggctgacgacctgaatgtgttttactgcagatttgaaaggcccgatttcacaccccacatgcactcggaccttcatttcacacaaccattaacacctcctgcaacccccctcctccccctcctgctacactacctgcactcaagatctgtgaggacgatgtgtgccctgtctttcggaagcaaaggacaaggaattctccaggaccagatggcatctcaccagcttgccttcgttcctgtgcaaaccaactggcccccatcttcactcagatcttcaacagatcactggagcagtgtgaagtcccatgctgcttcaaacgctcagttattatccccgtccctaagaaacctaaaatcacaggacttaatgactacagacctgtcgccctgacatctgtggtcatgaagtcatttgagagactggtgttggcccacctgaaggacatcactggaccctttctggacccccttcaatttgcttatcgagcaaacaggtctgtggatgatgcagtcaacatgggtttgcatcatgtcctgcaacatctggacagaccggggacatacgtaaggatcctttttgtggacttcagctcggctttcaacacaatcataccagatagactaagttaaaccaactccctgttcccacctctacctgtcagtggattaccagctttctgacggacaggcagcagcttgtgaggcagggaaaattcacttccaccacctgtaccatcagcactggtgcccccgaGGGATGTGTGCactccccacttctcttctccctgtacaccaatgactgcaccaccaaggacccctctgtcaagctcctgaagtttgcagaagacaccactgtcatcggcctcatccgagatgatgatgagtctgcatatagaaaggaggttgaacggctggctttctggtgcagtcaaaacaacctggagatgaacacgctcaaaacagtggagatgattgtggactttaggaggaacaccccaacattgtcccccctcaccattctaaacagcactgtggcagcagtggagtcattcaggttcctgggcactaccatctcacaggacctgaagtgggagatacacatcgactccattgtgaaaaagacccagcagaggttgtacttccttcgccagctgaggaagttcaacctgccacaggtgctgctgaaacagttctactcagcagtcactgagtctgtcctctgcacttcaataactgtctggtttggtgcagctacgaaatcagacatcagaagactacaaaggacagttcggtctgctgagaggattattggttgccccctgcccccccttcaagaactatacacttccagattgaggaaaaaggctggtaaaatcactctggaccccactcaccctgcccactacctttttgaactgttgccttctggccggcgcttcagagctctgaacaccagaaccgtcagacacaggaacagttttttccctcaggccatccatctaatgaacaattaaaactgccccattgagcaataattatgtgcaatacacagtttaattttaataatataatttatattatccaacatatccacttctgccattacttacattgctctgtacataatatacaggtttttgttctttatataacagattgtattagatttgcactacgtgtgtgtatgtgggtatgtatgaaggtgagtgtatgtacgtatatgtataattatttattttgtgttcttttttgtttttaattacctatgtcttgctgctgtttttggtattgtttgtattgttgttgactggaagctcctgtcacctagacaaatctACTAAATCATAACATCTACTAGCATTATGTTAATGTTTTACTAGAAGTTTGCTAATCAAAAGCCATATAACAAAGTACAGAATCTTTAACTGAGAAAGTGTGATATCTCACAATTAGCTATGAATGTATCACATATACAGgcgaaactcgaaaaattagaatatcgtgcaaaagttcattaatttcagtaattcaacttaaaaggtgaaactaatatattatatagactcattacaagcaaagtaagatatttcaagcctttatttgatataattttgatgattatggcttacagcttatgaaaaccccaaattcagactctcagaaaattacaatattacatgaaatcaataaaaaaaaaaggattttaaatacagaaatgtcggccctctgaaaagtataatcatgcatatgtactcagtaattggtttgggccccttttgcattaattactgcctcaatgcggcgtggcatggatgctatcagcctgtggcactgctgaggtgttatggaagaccaagatgcttcaatagcggccttcagctcttctgcattgtttggtctcttgtctctcatctttctcttagcaatgccccatagattctctatggggttcaggtcaggcgagtttgctggccaatcaagcacagtaataccatggtcattgaaccaggttttggtacttttggcagtgtgggcaggtgccaagtcctgctggaaaatgaagtcagcatctccataaagcttgtctgctgaaggaagcatgaagtgctctaaaatgtcccggtagacggctgcgttgactctggacttaataaagcacagtggaccaacaccagccgatgacatggctccccaaaccaacacagactgtggaaacttcaaactggacttcaagcatcttggattgtgtgcctctccattcttcctccagactctgggaccttggtttccaaatgagatgcaaaattttctctcatcagaaaagaggactttggaccactgagcaacagaccagttctttttttctttagcccaggtaagacgtttgacatttgaagcccatgtccaggacccgtctgtgtgtggtggctcttgatgcagtaactccagcctcagtccactccttgtgaagctccccacacatttgaatggccttttcctgacaatcctctccaggctacggtcatccctgctgcttgtgcacctttttcttccacacttttcccttccacttaactttctattaatgtgctttgatacagcactttgagaacatccaacttcttttgcaattaccttttgaggctttccctccttgtggagggtgtcaatgatggttttctgcacaactgtcaggtcagcagtcttccccatgattgtgaattcaactgaaccagactgagagaccatttaaaggctcaggaaccctttgcaggtgtttagctgattagagtgtgacactttgagcctacaatactgaaccttttcacaatattcaaattttctgagattctgaatttggggttttcataagctgtaagccataatcatcaaaattatatcaaataaaggcttgaaatatcttactttgcttgtaatgagtctatataatatattagtttcaccttttaagttgaattactgaaattaatgaacttttgcacgatattctaatttttcgagtttcacctgtatatcagaTATCAAAACAAGTATTATGAAAGTCTTGTCATTTGAAAATGCTAACTTCAAAATAAGCTGTCAAATAAATTTCTTATCTTTATTTATTCTTTAGAAATACTTGCTTTTTCTTTAGTTTGTTCTCCAACAGTGATGCTGAGATCAATTTAAAGATTTGACATCAATAGAAAGACATCTACTGTACGTTTCACAATGCCTGAAAACGCATTATCAAAGGATTAATGAATacgtaaataaatacaaaaatggttAATTGTACAATGGTCCAATGGGCCTGAATGGGACATGACTTATTGATGacaattacagtttttttcaattgtttaagcACAATTTTGAAAACAGGGCCCGGTTTGTCAAAACAGTACACACAATTAGCACAACCCTAAACCAAAGTAGCACAACACTTCAGATAATTTGCAAAATGGAACAATTTTGTCAAAACTATACACTACTTCATAAAAAGAATATTTTGTTACCATACgaaacacacacatttcatatGACTTCAGTCTTTTTGAACCAGTTACACACTGCTGTTGCTAACCTAAAACACTTTTAGCAAGTCTAATTGTCAGTGATTAGAGTACTGTAAATGAAGTACACAGAGAAAGTACAACTATACAAATACTACACAAGACCAATGCTGCAGACTgaggaaaatataatttatttctcTCCATATACCCAAATCAGTCAACATGGAGAATCACAACAAAACATGTCCCAGTTTTCATGCTACTACAGTAGTGTGCATAACACTGTTAGCTCAGCAAACAACATACAAACGTAAAATACTCTATCCAGTACAGGttacaattacagtaaataacaaacaacataaaaaaataatctgaaaaaaaCTGTCAATATTGTACAGACAATACTACAGTAAACATACTACACATCATCTCTTCGcctagctggatctggccagagaatttcatcaacatcacaaGCAATATCGTTATTAGCAAGACAACGAATGGATGTCGAATCCATCCTTGCACAGCTGCGGCGTCGACTTGGTCACAGGCGTCCTCCATGGCCTGAATGAGGGGTACCTGAGCCTGGGGCTGGAGATCGTAAACCTTCCACAGCCATGCAGAGAAAAACTCTTCGATAGGGTTTAGAAACAGAGAGTATGGTGGAAGGTATAGTACTGTCAACTGTGGATGGTGTTGAAACCAGTTCTGGACCAAAGCGGAGTGGAGGAATGACACATTGTCCCAGATGACCGTGTATTGCATCTGGTGCATTTCATTACCTGCTGTGACGATGTGGTGCAATCAGTCCAAAAATGTGAGGTGTGTTGTAAGGGCCCATTTTGGCATGACAGAGGACAACCCCATGCTGTGAAATGGCAGCGCAAAGGGTGATGTTACCCCCACGTTGCCCTGGGACATTGATTATAGCCCTGTGGCCAATGATATTTCTGCCTCTCCTTCTTGCTTTTGTGAGGTTGAACCCTGCCTCATCAATATATATGAATACATGCAGGATTTCCTCAGCATCCATCTGCAAAACTCTCTGAAATGCAGTGAAAGACAAGATTGTGTAGTTCAGGATAGGTCTAGTATACAATCAATGTAAAAAAGTCATGTGTGCAGTATGCAACATCACAGTGCTAAAGTTAACAACACAAACCTCCACATACTCATGCCGCAGCCGTTTGACCCTCTCTAAATTCCGCTCAAAAAGGCACTCGATAAAGTTGTTTCATTTGAACCTGATGTCTTTTCAGTGTTGACAGACCTGATGGACATTATTGAAAATGGCATGGTTACCGATAATGTTGGCTTGTAGTTCTCAGAGCCTGATAGCATTTTTGGCCAAAACcatgtttacagtttttctcgattgTTTACACACATTTTCTGAAAGAATGCCTCATATTCTCAGAACTCTACACAcaaatcaaaacacacacacaaaatgggcAAAACCCCTCAATTCTCCTGCAAAATGAAACTTTACattcaaaacaatgttatttcttctcaaaatggtattttgttttcaaatgacaCACACAAACCATCATATGAATAGACATTTATAAGAACCAGTTGAACACTGATGTGCTCAATGTAAAACACTATGATGAATGGAAAACACTTCTCCATTCATCATAATGACTcaggccttttttttttgttcagtatTACACTTACTACAGAGAGTACATACATAAGTGTGTTGtaaaatatttgagaatattGTTTTATACTcagaacacacaaatacacggtaacaaatacattttatttttcccacAAAAACAATGTACACAGTGTACATCCCATTCCCAACACAGAAAAAAATTCCTCAATAGGATTGAGGAATGGAGAATATGGAGGGAGATAAACAACTAAAAAGCGTGGGTGGGCAGTGAACCAGTTACGAACCAGAGCAGCCCTGTGGAAACTTACGTTGTCCCAAATGACAACGTACCTGAGCTGCTCTGGGCCATCTACCTGATCTGGTGGAATGAGTGTGTTGTGTAGGGTGTCCAGGAATGTGTTCAGATGGGCGGTGTTGTAGGGGCCAAGGGTAGCATGGTGATGGATGACGCTGTGGTGGGTAATCGCTGCACACATTGTGATGTTCCCTCCGCGCTGGCCAGGGACTTCAACAATGGCACGCTGGCCGATGATATTCCTTCCCCTCTTTCGTCTTTTTGTGAGGTTGAACCCAACCTCATCAATGAAGACTGGTGCTCCACTGCAGCCACCTCTAGCTCAAGGACTCTCTGAAACACTCATGACAATATCAGAAATAGACATGAGTGGTCACTATTGTGAAGCACAATCATTATGATTACAATACTGAAATatgtataatttactgtatacagtGGAGTGTATGCAACAATTGTGGGACTCACTTGCACATAGTTATATCGCAATTCTTTGACTCTTTCTAAATTGTGTTCAAATGGCACCCTGTAGACCTGCTTCATCCTGAGATGATTTCTGCGCAAGACACGGTCCAGTGTTGATAAGCTTACCCtagcaatattttgaaatatgtcattgttttctattatttttctttgtatttgctGTAATGTTATG comes from the Xyrauchen texanus isolate HMW12.3.18 chromosome 12, RBS_HiC_50CHRs, whole genome shotgun sequence genome and includes:
- the LOC127652288 gene encoding 4-galactosyl-N-acetylglucosaminide 3-alpha-L-fucosyltransferase 9-like — encoded protein: MTRYQILSTESNDTDGSKDDNGRGVVGWALGLIKSYWKPVLFILSVGLNIFLGYYLKDLNKESPKCILSKVIKEKPLENDTILLIWLWPFGNHFDLNSCSSKFNIDGCYLTADRDLYSKAHGVLINHRDIKTDLSNLPTQPRPFFQKWIWMHFESPQNTRRLEGLENLFNVTINYRRDADIVLREQIMFKSDGSEDEIFPQVLDKKDKLVCWIVSNWNDNHKRVKYYNELKQHIDIYALGRHFGKAIGDDEYKKTLTRCKFYLSFENTDGHYDYMTEKLFNPLKLGSVPVALGAPRYIYERFVPKDAFIHIDDFSSPKELAEHLLSLDKNVTEYKKYFLWRKHFDIKSVDYPEEHACRTCQYIRNHKYYQVFVNLNKWYFGGI